The segment agatattggcatgtctgtatttcctagtcaagcaaatgtttgTACAAGTTGATATGGCATGTATTTCTGCTTGGAAGACTGTGGGCCACTGTCCCATTGGAATTGATATGTCGATTCCTGCTCCAGTAACCCCAGCTCCTGTAGATTTGCCAATTTTAGAACCATCGGTGTAAAACAGGAGTGATCCCGGACGAGTCTTGGGACCACCTTTTTCCCATAATTTGCGATCGGTTTCGATTACTTTGAAGGGTATATCGAAGTTTGTCCTAGTTTCCATCCGGTCTTCGTTCATGATTACCAGGGTGTTCAGTTGAAAATCTCGGTTGGATTCGTAGGTGTCCATTGAGATCCCCATCTTGAAAATGTTTAACACGCCTAAACCTAAGAACACCTTTTTCTGCTTCAAGTTGTTCGAATTGGTGCAACGGTAGAAGATATAAAAGAGCATCTAGAGCTTTGGAAGGTGTGCTggtcattgctccagttattgAAGAGCACGCCATACGTTGtagctttccaagcattttttaagCTGTTATTTGTGTAGTTTTAGGCCACCACAATAGCGAAGCATATGTTAGCCTGGGTCTCACaattgccgaatagatccaatgaatCATCCTCGGATTAAGTCCCCACTTTTTACCAAATGTATTGCTGCAAGCCCAAAGAGCATTGTTTGCTTTTGAGATTGCATACTCTACATGATCGTTCCAATTTAGCTTATGGTTAAGTATAACACCCAAGTATTTTGTACGTTTGGTTAGCTGTAATTGGACTCCCCTCATTTCCTTCTTCTTGTAAATGGTATTATGACTGTTTTAGAAGGGTTAATACTTAGTCTTTCCAAGTCACACCATTTAAGTGTGTAGTTCAGGGCAGATTGCATTCTTTTGGAAATAGTATGTTGATACTTTCCCCTTACTAAAATTGTTATATCGTCAGCGAATCCTATGACTTCATAGCCTTTTTCAGCCAATTTATTCAGAAGATCATCGACTACTAGGGACCACAGCATAGGAGCTAGCAGCTAGGACTCCCCTTTGAGGGCAACCTCTAGTTGGTTTTCTCGTTAAAGTAGATCCTCCCAGTTTTGTAGGTATTGTGCGGTTGGTTAGCATAGCATGTATCCAACTGGAAATGCACCTGTCAAAACCCCGTTTCTCCATGGCTTTATTTATTGAATTGTGGGAGGCATTTTCAAATGCTccctcaatatcaagaaaagctgcaagtgagatttctttattgtcaaaagacttttctatttttgaaACCAACGACGAACGAATTTGATCAAAGGTCTTCTTTTCAAATATGATAATTTGATATGAAGAtccatgatttttttcaaacgtTTTTAAAATCACAGATGTGAGACTGATTGGTTTGAAGGCTTTGGGATTTGTCCTGTCACGTTTTCACGCTTTAGGAATGAAGATAACCCGGACTTTTCGCCATTTCTTAGGAATGTATCCTAGTATCAAACTTGCCCTAAACATCTTTATCAGAAGAGGAACCGTGATATCTTTGCTTTTTTGTAATAGCACTGGATAAATTCCATCTAATCCTGGAGACTTGAAGGGACTTACAGAATCCACTGCCCACTCAACTCTCGACTCCGTGAAAATAGCACTGGCTAATTCTTGAACTCCATCTTCGTCCCTAATTGAACTAGTCTGAGCTGCGTTGAAGCCCTGTGCGTCATCGGAAGACGTTTGAATTGAGCCTGGAAAGTGTGTGTCTATCATGATACTAAGCAATTCCTGAGAAACGGTTGTAAACTGGCCATGTTTATTTTTTAGGCTTCCAAGTCCATTAGTCCCTGATATAGCCCTCTAGGTCTATGCAAACCGTGTTTTCGATAGATTTGAATGGTGATTGTTGAGGCAAGGACTAGCAGAGGACTAGTAGTAGTTAAGCAAGTGATGCATCACAACTACCAGTGGCGATGAAGTGAGCGAAACCACCGGAGCAACATTCTATGCGCTGGTGAAACGAAGATCCAGACACAGCGAATGTTCACGTTCGTCACGTGGTTGATCTGTCGCAAAATTACAGAAAAGTAGTATTCTAGAAGCCATAATGCTGCACTGTGCACAGTGGAGTGGTCGGAATCCGGAATATGAAAACCATTACTGGATGGTTGCCATAAAAGTCATGGTAGGTTGAAATCACCGATAATAATGAGCTGGGCGTTGCTGTTGCCAAATCGATCACTGACATTACCGAGCGGGAGTCATCGTCGATCAAAGCTTTGTCTCGTACTCGTAGCACTTATCAGTCcagtgagttttttttttggaaaaccaTATTCAAGAATAATCCGCCACACTTCATTTAGTTTAaatgaatcgtacgccgccttaaagtctaaaACCAAACGCTGAGTctacaagttgaattcccggaatttatagaggatttgtcgcaagatgAACATTCGGTACATCGTGGAGCGTCTCTCTCGAAATCCGCACTGGAATTCACTAGtaaatcgttatcctgtttctgttgacagctccatcttgttcaccatgcAACAGTACATCGAAATGTTTTTTCCAACTCCTGGCCGCCTCTGATTTTTCGGTAATCAGGCTCCCCTCCTtttcgttgcacataacaggagttggcacgatctggttcctgattccgttgatcattTTAAAGAAGGTTAGAAGGTCATATCGTGCCTTTCGAAGCGATTCCCCGACCTCCACAAGAaagcgatcccagtgctggcgtttcttacgacgcTGAAAACCCTTTTCGGCAGGTTTACCATCTCTGTATTTATCTCTGCTCTGATGTAGCACGCCGTACTTCCTCGTTGgtctcgatttgaatacgttggataACCGGGCGCGAATCTAGCTTACTACCAGATAGTGGTCCGTgtcaacgtttggtccccggaaggatcgcacgtctgcgacattaGAAAAGTGCCGttcatcaaccagaacgtggtcgatctgagagcaggcctcttcATTAgtgtgtttccaggtgtgctttcgAATGTTCCGTCGGATGCaggctttctctaccagtaACGGGCGAAAGAACTCTTCGCGTCCGagctgtgcatttgtatccccgatgactatctttatggcATGTCCTGGATATTCTCCATATTTCTCCATTCGAGAAGATCAACGAACTCCTCTTTCATGTCATCgggtttgtcgttcgtcggtgcgtcTACACATTTATCAGGTTGTAATTTAAGATTtcgcccttaattctcaacatgCAAAGACAGTCACTAATGGGgacctaatgacacgcttcatttgttttccatgtgaCCGCTCGAAATTCGTGTTCTCCCGTCTTCGTCCATCGCACTTCCTGGATGActgcaacctcgaccttcatcttctgcagctctcttacTAAGATACTcgcgcgtgccggttcatgtagagtcctgacattccaagcACCAATTCCAGTTTCCAATTTAAtcaatgcgtagaagattttcgattcaattggtgcaaaaatagtgaaaattgaTCAAGAAACTGCTGAGTTCTTAGCGCTCAAACCTAACGACAATCCGCTTTATagaaagacatagtcctacgcaAAAAATGCTTTTTCAATGCAGTTATTTGGACATTCAGCTCAGTATGGGCTGAAGCAGTTCCCTTCAGTGTAAACATGCAACTTTCATCCAGATTAGAATGGTCTTTGTCTAACTAGAAACTACTAAGAAAAGTAGAATGAATTGTTTTCGACTaacaaaaaacattttaaaaccaAACTTTAACAAATGCTTTTTTTCCTTGTTTCAGATTCGATCGTAATTCCGGCAAGCGGTTCACCGCTGTCTGCCAAAACCTGGTGCTCGCTAACGGGGCCTCCGATCTGGCCAACCGACTCGGGGTACGGGGCGAAGGATTGGACATGCCCTGGGTGAAGTACGAACTGCCCCAGCTGGAGCGAGAGCTGGAACAGTATGACGAGGGTGCGATGTCCCACCTGAAACCGGTTCTGATCGTCGGGGCCGGACTGAGTGCAGCCGATGCCGTAACGATTTGTCGCTCCTCGGGCATTCCGGTGGTGCATGTGTACCGCAGTCGTACGGCCGGGCTGGATAAGATGCTGCCGGGAAATGTTTATCCCGAGTACCACGAGGTACACAAAATGATGAAGGATTCGAACCGAAAGTACGAATTGTACACACCGCTGCCTGAGCATACTATTGCGGACCTGTCGCAGGGACCGAATGACTCGCATCGAGTCACTGTACAGCATTTGAAAACGGGAGAACGTCGGGAGATCGAAGTTTCGTTTTGCGCCATTTTGATTGGATCCCGTCCGGATCTGCGGTTTATATCGGGATTAGCTAAAGCCGGATACACGGCACTGCAAAATGGACACGAGAGCAGCTTCGCAAACAATCGGCTTCACTCATCCGCTCCAGTGATGGAAGATAGCGATAACAGCCTTTGTGAAAACCGCTCCCTGCAGCCTGTGACATTTTGGTCTATCACGGAACAGTTGCTCACGTCCCGGTTCGGAAGGAAATTGTTCTGGTTGAAGAATATCTGTGCTAAGTGTCGCCATTTGAATGTTTGTGACCGAAACCGATACAAACACTACCAGCCTGCCGGAACAACTGGAACGATTGAAGACAAAAACATATCCAATTGCGGTCATAATCTGAGCTTGCTAGGCAAAAATTGCGGATGTAAATTGCCAACTGCTCCAGCACCACCCGGTGACCAGCAAGCAACCGCATCTGGATTGGGATTAGGAGAAAATCCGAACAAACCAATCGACTGCAAAAGTAACCCGATCGAAGTGGACAAGTACAGCAACGCTGTACGGCGAACTCCCTACAAAGGACTATACGCCATGGGACCATTGGTGGGCGACAATTTTGTTCGCTTTATTCCGGGTGGTGCTCTTAGCATTACTTCGGCGCTGCACAAGCGAGCCGAAAACGACTGACGCGTTCCCGGCCGGGCGGTGCGTTTGTTTTTTGTCTGAGTCACGCTCGAGGGAAGGGTGGCCGATCGCGAATCCGATTCATAGCTTACAGTTGTACGATTTTTGATCGCGGTGCAGTCCGCGAACCGCGAAAGGACGAGAACAAATATTGTTCGATGAAGcagtgctgattttttttacgcTCAGAATGCGTTGGTTTGGGAAGCGAACGTTACAGACAGCTTGGACTCGAACCAACGGCGTAACGCGACGTTATCATGCACATTGAAAATGTGTGGGATTTTATACAAGCGAATAGGTTAGACTTTTTGTAGTTCTTTGTAggtaataatttatttatggATGTTCATAGAGATAAACATTATTTATGTTATTAAGTTTTCAAACTAATATCATCCCTTGAATGAAAATATTACTTCATTTTAATAACCATTATTTGTATACTAGGTGTTACACCCCTATCCACATTCCTGCTTCTTTAAACGTAAAAAAATGAATTGTTAAAACTGCTCGGTGCCAGCCTTGTGATAGTTTCTTTATCTACTTGTAAGGAAACAAGTTTTTGAAACTGTATTTTAAACACTTTTGGATCATAAATTGTTAGGTAAAACAAGTAAATTAAACTTGTTTACTTTGTTGGTTGAAATGGCACCATCACCATTAGTATATAGAAGTAAATTAATTATGTGTATTGAACTTTTACCGTTGATTTAAGAactatttttttccaaaatgcTCATGCGTTTTGGATGCTCATAAAATATCGACAATTGAAACTGAAGTCTTTATTTTCAGTCACTCTGTGTGGCAGACGATTTTTTGGGAAATTTATTTATCGGTCTTTAACTTGTCTTATacaatattttcaattattcataGCAGCAGCGATGCTTACGTGTAATGGTAGAGCCTACCTGGAAACCATTTAATACCATTCCCCTTTCAAATCCGTTGTTTACAAGTTTACAGTGAGTGTCTTACTTTCATTTGAAAATAACTAGTCAAAAGAATGAGTTTTACACACTCGGACACAGAGTGCATAGCaatatttggaaaacaaaattgtaCGAACCGAAATTCTAATTATTAAATTACTTACAAAATGGGCAATCAGAGCGAATCAGAACTTAACCTTCGGTTTACATTTGTGCATTGTTCGTGAAGACACTTTCCCTTGTATTTTAAGAGACTCGCCAATTTTACTCTTACTCGTCAGTATCTAGATAACGTATTACAGAAGCCGGACACTAGCGCGATCGCGATTTAATTACTACCTATATTGGACATCGTTCGATTGCGGCTACGCAAATTCAGCATCGTATATAGCATAACATATAATAAGTGAATTGAACTATGAGAACGAACCGAATAGAGACTGATTTGTATAAATTGAGATAGTTTAAGCTCTAAGTGTGTGATGAAACTGATAAGAAAAACCCAATATTTTAGTAAAACCCACTCGTAGGTAAATTCAAAATTCTCTGAATGTTTAACTTTCTCTATTTTCCAACTAAAAGTTATCAAACTTTTTCCACCTGCCATACGTGAAACACCTCGACAAACTGAGCTAGTGCCACATCCATAGTAACCTAGAGTAATTCGAGTAATAATATCCGCTCACTACCGTAGCGCATAATGCATATTCGTTATTTGAACATAGTGGTTTCGCAGTTTCACAAGTTTTACAAATAGTTAGTATTTACcgacaatgttgaacagcacagTTTGATCGCACTGGAAAGTGACAATTTGTTGAGTGGGAATTttcaaacattgaaaaaaaaaaacattgaggcaattaattaaaacaaaacacagGGTAGACTGAAAGTCGTTGTTTGCAGCTTTACTCTTAGTAGGATTCAGCAGAgagataaaaaaatcaaatatcaaaaatgaGAGATTTTGTATTTCGACACAGTCGTAAACTGTTTACATTCGATGCGAGGTtttgttcttattttttattacgTTTCGGAATAAACAATGTTTGACTGATGCATCGCAATAATCGTGGCTATTGTTATCCGAAAAATGCCTACTAGCAATATCACAAATATCTCGTTTTAGATTGGAAGTCTATAGCCTATTATGGCATCGCAAATTCAAAGTTTAGCAAATTTTGTTATCTGCCTTCAGACTAAACAGGACGTCAcattcttttttatcgttttaaaTATTGCCTACTCTAGCTAGACTCAACCAATGAGTGTATAAAGTTCATCTAAATAGCTATAGGACTTAGGTTCAACGAAACAAAGTTCAACGAAAAAACGCGTGATCATAATTTACTTTATGTCTCAGGTTTTATTCTTTAGACTTTCTACACATTTCAAGACAAATTTTATACGATTTCTTCATCGACAGATAATCAGATTTGATCGTTTGTTGTACTATCATGGCTAAAGCTGCAACCATACGTGTAACGTCAAAGGGACAGAAAATCCTGCTGATTTATGATTGAGAAGTTATGCCAAACAATCGTCCTGACCTGTCACAATACTTCAAGACCCATACTGTCTAAGGAGTAGTTGTCTAAGGACCATTTGAAGTATACATGAGAGAAATTgctacagaagaaaaaaagctgCGTTATTGTGGCAACGGACGCATTACCTTATCTATTATGTAGATCGCTACTTGCGCTATTGATAGGTGTTGTAATTAAGTATGTATCTGCATAGTAGAGCAAGCGCATCGGACGTCGTCCGCTATAGGTGAACATTTTGCATGCGTCTGTCCAACGTTGTACGACAAACTTTATTGTTGGCAGATGATTTCgagggaaaaaagaaaaaacgcagATAAAATACACCTTCCCGGTGTTTGCTgtttatttactttactttactttagtggcgacggtccgttttCGATCCATCGCCGAAAgcattatggtcctccagtactgtcggtctgGGGCTGCCGTTCTTCAATCTCATTGGCCACCAGTTGAACGTGCACCGTCCGCGACAGCGCACATCCGTCGGGTGCGAGGTCGGCCCTGAagcctacggcctcttcctggttctctgctgaaaatagttttgactaTTTCcttgtcgggcattctggccatggGCCAGCCTGCCACATTACACATTGTGTTTCAGgcacctgcgccacactccattttccatttggcCAACAAGTATTAATCACAGAATTTAAAccacc is part of the Sabethes cyaneus chromosome 2, idSabCyanKW18_F2, whole genome shotgun sequence genome and harbors:
- the LOC128733793 gene encoding oxidative stress-induced growth inhibitor 2-like; the encoded protein is MKDIIACRNLINKDTIYKDVVIIGNGPSGISLSYMLAGNWPYWSSELIQKHPDELLRARLNYYDAHKSLVEHDLFSLADGLEGRSTNPVSLLLDSLQHPCADLGMELPCMVEYMYHPEKEIDHLVLGRGPPGGSWHRMDPNLRTLSLAAWMSLPGLSFTEWEKRHPPVVDPFEYAEDDLAPSISSIQYLPPTGNEEGVKILKSNNQNGASINRNKKILIGSSSVSSNRNFNAQCDRCIELNRQQQPQRQKVSLICARCRASNNGGGGGGGVLSENQNSARQQTSIVYEERNGKVNVKLCPPRRNLSLKRQLSKEVETRALISRVAQYYESYVKEMKLSKYFMNDTVVTTVLPLDLSAVGGPVPDRLRTGRWIVSGFDRNSGKRFTAVCQNLVLANGASDLANRLGVRGEGLDMPWVKYELPQLERELEQYDEGAMSHLKPVLIVGAGLSAADAVTICRSSGIPVVHVYRSRTAGLDKMLPGNVYPEYHEVHKMMKDSNRKYELYTPLPEHTIADLSQGPNDSHRVTVQHLKTGERREIEVSFCAILIGSRPDLRFISGLAKAGYTALQNGHESSFANNRLHSSAPVMEDSDNSLCENRSLQPVTFWSITEQLLTSRFGRKLFWLKNICAKCRHLNVCDRNRYKHYQPAGTTGTIEDKNISNCGHNLSLLGKNCGCKLPTAPAPPGDQQATASGLGLGENPNKPIDCKSNPIEVDKYSNAVRRTPYKGLYAMGPLVGDNFVRFIPGGALSITSALHKRAEND